In the Osmia bicornis bicornis chromosome 6, iOsmBic2.1, whole genome shotgun sequence genome, CCAAGAAGCTATCGAATGCTGAGGAATGAGTGTTCGTGTAAGAGAGTGCAGTTTCCTTTTCATCTGTATAAATCCGTGCACCTGGCCTCGTCTGGCTTTTCTTATGGTGCGGCCGTACGATAATAAGATTTCGACATTAAGTAGAACATATCAACGAATCCACGTACCATTGATTGTGTCCATTCGTCTGCCAGCCGTTCCTTTCGCTGTAAGCCCGTTAAATGAGTTcgttatttcattaattaacaaaatgaattttttaactttaccATTTCTTTACAACTAGACACGTTtacatttcaaaattgaataataattaaattatataaaatggcAGCCAACGTGTTAATCTATTTTTGCggataaaattacatttaattaatattcaccATGAAAAATTCAGTAAAAGGATCTGACTCAAAACGCAACCAGATTTATCAGATCACGTTCCATTAATACTTTCACAGCCAATGAATTTCACTCGATTCTAAAGCTACAAAGTTGTGCAATTATGAGGGAGATAAACGTTCGAACATCCGATTGCACGTATCGTGCAACAAATCCCTCGGTGGATGAATTTTCCATTAAACGTATCCATCGATGATACAGTAAAGGAGATGTAAAAAGTAACAATAACGTGACATACTGCAAAACGATCATTTTCACCGTCGACATTCGACATATGTTAACGCGTGAAACTTGAACAGAAGTTGTTCGACACGTTCGCTCGTCCCCGTAATAGCCAAGATACAAGGTGTTGAGGCAATCACGGTTTATCGATCGAAGGGTTCAATTAGCACGTGAGTCGCTAATTAACGCGTGAAATTAGGAACGATAGGTAGAAACGAGCCACCACTTGATGCACCGATTCGCCGAATCAACGCTTCCGACTCGAATACGCGTTTACCTTATCGAATTCCAGCCAGAATCACCGTTTAACTCGTTAAAGTGGCTGCTCTAATTGAACGGGACACGGCTCGTTGCCGTTCTACGATCGTATCGTTAAAAACAATATTCCCCCGTGTTGGCGATTTTGCAACCGACCGTTCTACCAATTCCGTCTGAACGCGGAGAAACGCGGCCAAAGATGATCGTTGGcttcgaaagggttaatgaataattatgCGAAACGGGACATCTGTTCTTCGTAGAAACATTTGCAAACGCATTGAGAATTAACACGACGCTTAGGGCGAAAGGAACGCGCGCACACATAAGCGTGTACACAAACGCATATacacagagaaagagagaagggagAAAACACCCGCCTAGGGAACGAGTAACGACATTAATCGCGAGAATAAGTTTGAAACATCGACGAGATTCTGTTGAAAGGATTTGCGCGCAAACTGTGTATTTTTCTAATGATTTTAGGACTcgtcgtttctcttttttccttccaTAAAAAAGAGGCACGAAGTCCTGTTGCGTTTTCGATTTCctttatcttctttttcttttctctagGTTTAAGAGAACGTTAAACGTGTATATCTATGAGTTACCAAATAAATGAGACCGGTTAGAAAATCTTTGTCTAGTCTTTCTCCCCTTCAACCAACGATagattttcttcgtttctcaTCGAGGATCGCGAATGGTAAGTATTACCTTGATGAATTGACGACCGTTCGACCGGAAGCGTATCGTCGTCGACGTAAAATTTAACGAGAGATCGAAGAAACGGTGAAAGAAACGCGGGGGATGTTCCGACAAGACGCGACGAGGAGAAAGTTCCAAGACTTTGTCATTTTTATCGTCGGACCCGATATCCGCGTCTGGTGATTGGCTCGCGAAACTTTCCTGATCCGTCTTCCCGTCCGACTTGCGAAGGGGTTGGAAACAACCCACGGCAAGCTCGCGTAAATCAAGCGATCGCTTCCAGACACCTGTTATAATGCAACCGTTTGTCAGTTTCTCTGGATAGACTCTTAAAAACCCAAATAACACTATCGATCGATATCGTCCATTTTGGGGGATGGaaagttgaaataataaattcttctCGAAAACAAAGAGAGCCACCCTATCGAAACTAAATCCAGTTTCCCTGAAACGAAAGAATGAAGCTGATCCAAGGGGACGGCAGGGCAATAATTGGCGGAGAGGATTCAGAAGGGGGTTGGTTacgcatttttttttttttcgacaaCAACAGGGAGGGAGAAATGATAGGGAGACCGATTGAAATGCAAATCGAAGCGACCGAGGTTATTTCGGTGTACACGAGGCCGTGACGTTGTCCCGTTACACTGTTCCAAATTCGATCGTTTCTATCTCCCATGGGTGCCAGCGACACCACAAACAACCGAGCTCGttgcgagaaaaaaaaatctcgCTGTCAAACCACGGTCATCGACGTTGTTGGAAGCTCGATCACCGTAGTAGACGACGAATGTCATGAAAAATTTCGCGGTGCAAACTTTATTCTATcacattaaattataattcttttCCCTTGTAGAGGAATATAAGGGATACAAGGGTGGGCCCtcgtaataaataatttataaggGTGGACCTTGACCCATAAAAggggataaaataataaatatttggaaaGAGTAGGTCTTGATCCATAAAGAGAGATGAAATAATAGATATTTGGAAAGGGTGGGCCTTGGCCCATAaagaggaataaaataatataataaataacttttaatttaaGTTCGATTTTTTAAGTCAATTATCTAGATAATTGCACTGAATTCGAAGCTTTTATATTTCGATATCTCCTTCGAACATTCCTGTTCGAAGCTGTTCGTATTTATACttagaattttataatatttaaatccCGAAAACTTCCGCTTTCGATGCTTAATTAAAAGATCCAATCGAATCTATTCTGGGAATTCCTTTGTAACTTATTCTTTCAGTCTCTCTCTTTATCGAGCAATTTCTAATTCGAAACAGAAACAAAGCCGACGTAAACGAGCAGTTATTTGCGCGATACACATTTTTCAGGGTGGGTCCACGGAGATTTTCCTTATCTTCGCGAAGCAGACCACCCCTTTCGAACCGGCGGGAACAGCTTCGAATCCGGTCGCGATTATCGACGATATCTCGTGGGAACCCGGCTATAAAAGTAATTTCATCCGGAGGGAATTTAATATCTGAACTCTTAATTTTAAACTCGGTACGCGTACAAACGTGTCACGCGTTCAATTTTCCAATCGTCCTAGCTCGTTCCATCATCGAACCATTCGAACGGCGTTAAAGACGTCTCCCTCGCGAGGTAACTCAGGCGTGAAACACGCGTGCTTATCTCGCCTGAACGACTTACAACATTCGTGCACGTGGTGCCGGTTACACGTGCAACTGCACGCGCCGTTGGATCTAGCTTGATAAATAAAACGATAACAACCAGGTATCGCGCGAGTAGCGTTCCCATTAACGAGCAACGCGACTGATCCCGCGATCCGGCGTTAATTagcttttaattaacattgtccCGTGGGCCAGGCGACCAGTGGAATTTATGTAACTCGGTTGGCTTGTTTCCGCTCGGTGGGTTACGTTTTCACTTCATGACTCCTTTTGATCCGCGTCACGGTGGACAGGAATTTGGTTAATTATTCGACGGACGATGATACCTTTACGACAGAGAAATTTTACGAAAATATTGTTGGACGGGTTGATTTTAACTTCGACGTCCAATTATTTATGGATTTCACTGCTGAACAGGGGATGAAATTTACCGATTACAGGGTTGAAATAACGTACAATTAATGTATATGTTATCGGCTATGTATGAAAAATAGATCTAAATcctggtataaatgatattaatttttcccaaaattagaattttaaattaaaaaccttttaactaatttttagaataatttacaaaatccTTGCAATGCTTAGGAAaagtttatataatattaaaataattctgatattttatactttgccTCAAAACGCCAGGCATTCTATAGAATACATTGCCGGTAACATATTAAATGATTCAGTGCTCTAAAATTAGACAAATCACAGAGCTATAGTTTGAAATACGCTTacacattttattaaaaaatatctcgACGCACTTACAGCTACCTATACTCGTACTTTAGGCTTCGGTATCTGTAAACTACGTAACATCGTCATACATACTGGTATGTACAGACCCTCGAGATGTTACTCGAGAGAGTTTCTAGGGCGAACTGGTTCTCTCAATGGACGCTTATCGTTTCTAACTGAACGAGTTTTCGTTGTATCTACAAAGCGCTCGTATCTCTACCTTTCCCGATTCAATGTTAGAACTGTGGCGTTATGATTATTCGCGATAATGATAGAATAATATCGAGTAGACCTATCCTTTATACTTATCGTCGAATTGTCTTACAAAGAGAAGCTTAATCGAATATTATACATGTACAAATACACCGTGCAAAATGATCGAATGTTCTCTTCAATAAtcaaagtaataattaaaatagataATTAGTTGTTTCATTAcgaatttttgtaattaaatgcgTTGGATGGAGAATGATTCACAAAAAGTTGATTATAAGTTTGTTGAATGAAAGTTGGATAAAATTGAAGGGGACATTCGAAGATTTTCCACGATATCGTAGCCGCAGATTTCTCTCTAGAAATTGGCACTAAGAATTCAAAGATAGACGAAGGAATACTGTTGGTAAATATCCTCTAACCCTCGGCTTCTTCGAGCCTTTCCCCGTCATGGGGACGCTTCTTCAAATGGTTCCCAAGAGGACTCTTTCAAAGAGGACCCTCTCGATCTTACTTTCTACAATTTTCTTCTTAGACACAGCAAAGTCACCCTTGAAATTGGCCCCCGTCAGCTGTCTACGTTGCTAAACCCTCCTTTCCATCCATGGTAATTTACCGTCCAAAATACCTACTACACTTGGTactataaataatttgaataaaccTATTGTTATAGGTCCTCTGTATATTTCAAGTTATACACcatttagaaatttataataaaaatacgtATTTTGCACGGTActttacaaaaagaaaataagaagaaatgaAGGGTTGAACAATTCATTAATACCCAAAGTTTGCATTTCGTGACCACAAATTTTCAGTAAATATTTACAGTCGCATTAATACTCTTAGTATTACAAGTAAATACTTATTCTTACCTTATTACCTATTTGCATTCACTTTTGTTTACGCTTTGATAACAATGTACTCGAAGCTTTGGGAATTAATGGGTTCAGCAGGGGGCCGACGAGACATCGTTGTTCAACGACGGAGTAAAATCTATGCATACAAGGTTGCTTGTACGTTCTCCCGAGAGTCAGCACCAGTCTCGAAGCTATTTAACGGCTAACATGCTTACTAATTCGAGGATGCACGTCGACGTGCGTGTACTTATCTACATGGAAGACGAACGTGACTCGCAGGGAGGTGGTGCCGCGCAAGAAGGAGAACGTCGACGGTGAGGCTGTGATAAGCACCTGTGTACTGACTTCCGCGTTAAACTCGCTTAACGGCcggtgtaattaattaaaggaCAAAGTTTAATGTCCTGCCGGAAGAGCTCAACGAGTTAAGCTACTTAATCCTCTTCGTGCCCGCTGTTTTACCATTTTTCGTTGTCGAAACGACGCCACTGATGGaagatttaaaaagaaaaaaattacatttccgATGCAAATTTATAGAATAATAATCTTTCTCCTCGATGGAAAATAATTATGCATGGAGAATGATTCACAAAGAGTACCACAAAGAAGTGGAAAGGATATGTTAAAGGAGATAGAATGCCGGCATAATGGTGGATTACCGTTGGACGTTGAAGAAAAGTAACAAAGGGAAGGAATGTAATCCGATTCTACTTCTTTTAAATTAGAACCGACGTGTGCGATGGTCATTACGCCACTgtgatttttcaaagaaaaccTTCGTCCGTCCTGAAGCGAATCAGGCTTCTTCTTTCATTCGTAACCACGCGTCTCTGTGAAATCTGAATCCCTTCGTAAGAATTTCGTTTGTTCTTTCGATGGTTAGcttgaaaattgaaacgatTCGGTTACACGATGGCGTCGATCGAACAACGAGAtggtattaaataaataacgcGTTCAAACGTTAATATTACAAGGTTTCAATTCCATGAATTGATAAGGCACGTGGAGGGTTGTGTTGTTGTGCTCCACCAAGAGGTGACCCCGTCTAGGAGACGCGCCTACGACCAATACCGTTTCACCCTTAAGCAGAACAACCTCACCCTCACCCTCTTCTGAAAACAGAAACAAATCCTCGTTTATCTGGAAAATGGAAACTGCGAACAGACGAGTGGAACATCCAAGAAGATTGCAAAGATCGCCCAAGGATATACATATTTAAGATCCTATCTCGATTGGTGAATAATTCTAGACTGAAAATTCGAAGACGcccagtcaaagggttaatagcCAACAGAGATTCGAGAAAAGCATCATCATAGTAATTTGGATTTTAGATTTGGATCAAAGTCTATTATACGATCtataaattgataaattgaTAAATTCCCTTACCTGGAAAAGGCATCTTCATGATTCTTGTCTGAGGGTAACCCAATTTCGTATTTCCTGTAACGGTGTAGGATCTACTTGGTGGAACAGGTGGTGGTCGTTCCTGAAACAAAGTTCCAAAGTTCCTGGTTAGAAGAAATTCCATAGAAACGAGATTGTTGGAAAGATTCTCCAAATATCTCTTTACCAAATCGAGTCCAAAGAGGGTGCACGTTTGTTGGATCATCTTCTGATCGGCGCACTTCTCCGAAGGATCGGGTGGTGGTGTACCAGCGATTGGCTGTGGCCTGGGTCGGGTTCCGGTTCCGGTTGCCGTACCAGCCGTAACGTTCCTTTGAACGGTTCCCGTGTTGGCCGACGTGGGCTGTTGCGGCTTCTTCTGACCGATCCCGGAAGTCACGCCTATCGTGGTCTTCCTCAAAGGCCATCTTCTACGCACTCGCCAGCCTCTCCACGTAGCCTAACggtaaagaaataaacgatacccttgtaaatttctttaacCTCCATCTAATATCCTGCCCCACGAAAcgaaataaatgatatttttctttaaatttcaaataccCTTTGAAAGAGTATAAGGCGGAAATTTGAAGcaagaaaataaaggaaatctCGCGTTTTAGGTTTCCGTAGTAATTAGGAGATAAGGTAACCGCGAAAAATTGCATTACTTGTATCACGGTGGCGGCTTTCCTGCGCGTTTCCGAGCGCAGATTCTCAAGCTGTTGCCTAATGCCCTCGCTCAAGAAGATGTGCCTTTTACCGAGAGCCCAGCTGGTACTCGCGCCGAATTTGCTCTTCAATTGTTGAGCGTTTTGCAGGATAAGCTTCGTATCCTCTACGGCTTGCTCCTCCGCACGGCGAAGCTGCTTGAATGGCGCGATTAGCCTGTACCTTGCGTTGAACGCTTTGAAACGCATTCTATGTGGATATCCTGCAAGTTTTCGTGATGAATTCACCctttatattcattttattatgcAACTCATccgaaaaagaagagagaagtTGTCAAGTTAATTGACAGTTCCTTGGGGAAAGAGCAGACACGAGCCACCGAACGATTACGGGCTAAGATAAATTCGGTCTTTGAGATTCGAGTTTCAAGACGTACCGCCAGCCATTAGATTCACTGTCTCCAGAACTTGAAGCGATCGTATCTGACGCATAGTCACGGCCCTGTCTAGATGGAGGGGTGTCTCGGTGCCGTTGCTCCTAATGCACCTAACGAAATGGGGTCGCGCGTGGACCAGAGTTCTCAGCAGATTATCCAACCTCGTATGAAAGTCCTGTGTTAACGTGGAGATAGGCTCGTCGCCGTTCAGACTGGAAACGAAGAGAATTAAGCTTCGTCAAGACGAAGATTTAACAAATTCTTCGTTTTTAAATAGGGATGCATTTATTGTCAATCGTTAGACAGATGAGAAACTTACAGATCTGTGTGAGAAGTTGGTGATATCCTAAAGCTGACACCCCTTGGTACTGTGTCACTCGCGTACAATGCTTTCAATTCACTGCCAAACAGATGAGTGGCGAAACCAAAACTGCAGGTGTGTTTGTAAAATACAGCTACCAAGTCGTCAGGTACCACGTCTTTGTTGGTATCTTTTAGAAAGAAGAGTAATTTGTAAGAAATTAAAACGCATCGTCGACTCCGCGGACGAATCTCTTGATCTCTGTAAGAGACATTCCCTTAGTACAAGGAAAAAGTTAATATCAAAGTCAGAATTTCCAAGTTTCTACGTCTCAACGAAAATGAGAAAAGTAGCAGGCGAGTTTGGAACTCGGTGCGTCGCCGACTATCCGGACGAATTCATCGTATTCATAAGGGAAGTTAATATGAGGGAAAAGTCAATATCGAAGTTAGAATCTTTAAATTCTACGTTCTCTTCGAGGAAGAATTGAAAAGAGTAAAAGAGGATCGCGGTGCGGTTATTTGAATCTATAACAAATGAAATTCTAACTGAGGTTAAATCCTCTGGAAATTGTTCTATGCGTACCCAGGAAATCGGACGCGTCGTAAGTCACTCTTCCAGCGAAATGCTGAATCCCGAAGGACCTGCCATCGACGGTTCTAGGTTCGAACAATCGTGGATTTTGTTTGTGTTGCACTTTCACCTTTGCAACGTAGCTTTCAGCGGTGCCCCGTATCGAACACTCGACGTCCAGCATGCTCAACAACCCTGTACGCTGAGGAACGAATGATAGATCTCGTCACACGAATGATAGATCTCGTCAATTTCCAAATATGTCTTAGATACTCGAAGTCTGATGGCTCACCAAGGAGGATATCAGATCGATACACGGCACGTTGTCGACGTAGTCGACCTCCACGTCGCATCGTATACCCTCGTCGCGGCAACTCTCGATCGAACTCTTGAATATGTGGGTGTTGTAGAAGTGTTGCATCGTCTCCGCGCACAGATTGATACACAGGTGTTCCAGCTGGCTTGGTTTCGGATCCTCGAACCCGAACATGTCCAGGATCCCGATGAACCCGTCTGTCGCGTGTCTGACCGCGTTGTTCAACGCGGTCATGCTCCTGGAACCGGTGCCACCTGCACATGACACGAGAGATCCATGCTGAtaggagagagaaaaaaaaatgggcaCCCAGGCGTCACGATAAGGGTGTTAATACGTTCCTTACTTTATtcgtataatatttaaattcttcTAAATAAACTTCGGTAGAACGGGGTCCTTTGTATAATAAGTAGGAAATTATCTCCGATGATTTGAATCAATTTTCTTATATAAAATGGGACGtggttattttcattttttttttacaatattcTCTACCAACAAAAATAACAAGCTAGAACTTATAATATAGAGTCTCCGCAAAAATCTATCTTCGCAATTTGATTATATATACCTGCAGAGCTACCAATGGTAGAAGCATGCTGACTGGTCACCTCGGCCTGATTGTGAACGGACTCGTTCGAGTCCGAGGACAGGGTACCAAGCGTGGAGCCTAATCTCTTCAGGCTGTTCGCTCTCCTCACAATAGTAGCCACGGTGCGACAGTAGAGCGCTTTCGCCAGTGAATCCCTGGTCATGTTAGACTGCGTAAAGAAACACCCTTCAACATGATTCCTCTTCAACAACGCGCAATAACACGTAGAGCTGCAAGGAACGAATCAACAGTACCATATTCGCATCGCAAACTGACTTCACCAGTTGGCCACGAGCATTGTGAGTCCTGGAGGTGAGTCCTCGCAACAAGGCAGGCGGTGGTACTCCTAGCAACGCTGCTACCGATGCTAATTCGCTTTCCCCGATCACTCCCACTTCTACGCCGGGTCTGTCCGCGAAACCCACGTTCCCGAGGATCAGCACAGCGGCCAAAACTCGGACCACGTCCAGGAACGGTATACCTAACACCCCTGCAGAGGAATTCCGGTGTAATTCGAAGGATTGGACTAATTGGTTCAGGGACGAAATGGATCATCGCGAGGGTAGCAACATACCGAGACATGCCTTCCAAGCTTGAAACCTGACAGCATCCTCGGCCTCGTCTTGCCTGGTGTCTCCATGCTGCAGGTACCTCAGGTTCTTCAGGTTGTAACTCTCCAAATTAAGTTTGACTAtggagaaaatgaaagaagaaattctTTGCAATTATCTCTATTATATCTTACAGTGTACTACAGTGTTATCTCTGTTCAAGATTCAATGTTCCTTGCGATTGATGATTGGTATTCAATGATCTACCTCGTTCCTCGTGAGACAATCCTGCCAACATCTGATAAAATATATGATAGTTCTTCTCGTCCGGCAGGGGCCTGATGACTCGCGTTTGGTCCAAGAAATAACAGTGTATCTTCGTCCTGTACAAAGCGCCGTCCGTAACCTGAACCTCGATAAAGTGGCCCTATAGAAAGAAACGCCTTAGTCTCGTCGATTTCTCGGTGGAAAAACGATCGAGGAAGTTTGTCACGTACTATCCTAGAACTCTCCGAGTTGGTGGCAGTCTTAGCGGATCCTAGAGACCTGAGAACCGTGAAAGCTGCAGCCAAGTGTTTAAACGCGTCCGTTTCTGGACCACCTCCAGCTACGTCGAACAATTGCCTGAGTAACAGCATGGACGCGTAAGTTTTTCCCGAACCACTGGTTCCTGAAGAGAACACGGTTCAAACGTAAATGTAActttattttcctttgaaaaattataaggAGGTCGATTGTTTACCGGATAGGATTATCGCTTGCGGATAGCCGGTTTCCGATTGCTGTCGCACGGCTTCCTGAACGACTTTGTTCAACTGGGGCGCCAATGGTACGGCCCTGGTGCTCGTTAAGGTCAATGGATTGCCGACGTCCGTATAAGGATTGATACAGACCAGTATCGGGCCCACGTTCGTCTGAAATGCATTTTCGGTTATCTTACTTGTTCGAACTGCCAGTTGCTACCCCCTTTTGACATTCGCATCGCGGCTTTGTAGATTGACACCGGGACGACGGTATCGCCGTTTGTCATTATCAAGCTACGGCTGTTCGGACTCTGAACACCTTGCAACGAAAGCTCTCTACCTACCAGATGATTAATCGTGACTCGCAAGTCTAAGAGAGTTAATGACAGCAACACGTGACGTTGGGACATTCATCTTGCTTTGACCTGGCCGAATGAACGCGACGGTTTGTTATCCGCCGGGATGAAAATCAATTGTAGTTGCGCGATAATATTTCGCGGCTCGTCGTAAATTCCTGGATAATAGCCCTGGAATTGGGATAAAAGAAGAGTCGGAAATCGAGACAGTTTGGGCGGGGAAGGTTGGAGCAGCGACGAGGGGAACGGCGAGAGAGGCGGCGAAGGGGGTAAAGAGTAAGAGGGTGGTGCAACAGGCTACGAGCGGCCAGGCTTTGGCGGGCCTTGATTCCTATTAGAAGCCCACCTAGAGAAAGCAACACGCCGTGGAACGAACAAAAAGGTGAAAAATGCCCGAAAGGTAAGTGGGGAGAGTAGAACCGGTCCCATGTCAGGCCCCATGGGCTGCGATGCCCTCTCGATTCTCGCTGCCGAGAGCTTTCGAGCTGCCTGCTAGTATAAATTGCTCGTGCTTAGATTCTTCTTATGAATATCATTTGCCTCTTTCTTCGTTCATTAAAAATACTTAATACGTCGTTAAAATCTTTAACAGTATCTAAATTCAGGCAACAATCTCGATGCATCTCGGCTTCGTCGCTGTTTACGAAGCAATAAACGCGTCAGATAAAGGAAGGAAGATTCGAGACGTACTTTGTGAGACTGATGTAGGAAAAACGAGGAGAAAATGAGCCTTATGTTCTAGCAGCTGGTCGTGTCTGAGAATCTAGCAAGACGAGCATTATGAATCCCGAAGGAGGTAAGTTCGATCGATAGAGAGAGCATAAAGGATCAATTAGCGCAGAAATTACGAGCACCCTTATAAATCTCTAACGAAGTACATGCTGAATAATGAACCTATCTCGTCTAATCGACCTCCATTTTTTGTTCTCTTATTCTTGAAACTCGATGGcattttttctctctcctctcTATATTTCATGGGATCTATTATTCTTGTTACTCTATATTAATCGCCATCTATTGATAGGATCGTAAGCTTCTGTAATATATTAACGTAATATAAAATGAACATTGTACAACGtgttataaaaatgaagaaaatggtaaaaatgtcttaaaacgaggaactatgatgaaaattaaacacTCACGTGGTATTGTTTCGCGCAAAATCGAGCCTGCAGACACTTGAGCACAGCATCTTCCGTTAGTGGTCCAGGTAAATGAATTAGGTCGTCCAAGGTCGTGGCGGTTGGAGGGCCTGACGTGCCGGTGCTGCCTTTTGTAAGACATCGATGCTGACCCTGATTGCTCTTCGCGTTCTTCACATCGGCGATGATGCTGGAAATGGGTGGCGAACGCAGACATCCGAGTGCTGTCACGCAGGATACTATACCGTCATCCGGTATTCCATTATGACGCTTTGGAGAATCTAGATCTGTAAAGAAACGTGGAAACGATCTTACGATAACTCCTGACACACTATTCCGTGACAAGTTCTCGACCAAACTAGAAACTTAAAAGTCAAAATGCATTGATTTGAATAACTTCAAGGCCAACTggtttcataattttcaagattcaagaaatgtaaaaaataaaaaaggaagcgAAGAGAGGAAACAAATAGAAAGCAAACGATAATAACGAGATCTCGATCAAATGGAAACGAATCGCGGTTAACTGTACACGCGTGCAATTTATCCGGGTCGAAGCGGGGCTCGATTAACCGGAAGGAATTCGAGATCAGACGGGGGGCTATCGAGCGAATAAACCGTTCTCAGCGTGCAAACAGTTTTATTTCTCTCGTTGGTTGAAATCGCGAAGGGTCCCATTTCAAAATAAACCATGAATCGCTCCTGCTCCGATACTTTCCTTTATCGttgttttttaaacaattcaaaaatatcataaatgttattttacgTCATCGAAGGTACCATTAAATTATCAACGAATAATACAAGAAACCCTATAAATCTATTCCTAGAATTATTCACAACATCCACCGCGGATCTCCATAATCAAATCGAAGATGgaggaaaaaattaaattttccttccaTCATATTTCATCCCCTCGTATCCCACATCAGtctatttctctttctcctgtCTCTGTCATACAAGAATCATCTTCGATCACCCACTGTGTCCCAACATGCATCGTGTTCCGGTGAGATACGCGTCTACAGCCGGGATACTGACcggatattaaattattagcTGCGGTCGAGTTGTGGCCAAGCGTGTTCGCGCCGGCGTGATTGACGTGCGGATGAACGATCGCGGACGCCGTCAACGTGTGTCCCGAAGGATGACCGAGGCCATGGGGTAA is a window encoding:
- the LOC114873494 gene encoding unconventional myosin-IXb isoform X1, which codes for MCFGRVPRAGSCESGENSDDSCRKEDVGIVAETWRIYPAGMGMLLPDETYEERSSSSRRSSCPNVLVDIDEVEAAKALAAFRKCDDFLKRHGIRPEFFCRHRERLALQTWLLQRSKLSSDASSSNEAVHLQQRLRSLSTELVTLRNRLHVNQPPNNSGPNVVASAPLSKSPEKGVVPSSPAPAVPPRTTLPLAGTLPHGLGHPSGHTLTASAIVHPHVNHAGANTLGHNSTAANNLISDLDSPKRHNGIPDDGIVSCVTALGCLRSPPISSIIADVKNAKSNQGQHRCLTKGSTGTSGPPTATTLDDLIHLPGPLTEDAVLKCLQARFCAKQYHTNVGPILVCINPYTDVGNPLTLTSTRAVPLAPQLNKVVQEAVRQQSETGYPQAIILSGTSGSGKTYASMLLLRQLFDVAGGGPETDAFKHLAAAFTVLRSLGSAKTATNSESSRIGHFIEVQVTDGALYRTKIHCYFLDQTRVIRPLPDEKNYHIFYQMLAGLSHEERVKLNLESYNLKNLRYLQHGDTRQDEAEDAVRFQAWKACLGVLGIPFLDVVRVLAAVLILGNVGFADRPGVEVGVIGESELASVAALLGVPPPALLRGLTSRTHNARGQLVKSVCDANMSNMTRDSLAKALYCRTVATIVRRANSLKRLGSTLGTLSSDSNESVHNQAEVTSQHASTIGSSAGGTGSRSMTALNNAVRHATDGFIGILDMFGFEDPKPSQLEHLCINLCAETMQHFYNTHIFKSSIESCRDEGIRCDVEVDYVDNVPCIDLISSLRTGLLSMLDVECSIRGTAESYVAKVKVQHKQNPRLFEPRTVDGRSFGIQHFAGRVTYDASDFLDTNKDVVPDDLVAVFYKHTCSFGFATHLFGSELKALYASDTVPRGVSFRISPTSHTDLLNGDEPISTLTQDFHTRLDNLLRTLVHARPHFVRCIRSNGTETPLHLDRAVTMRQIRSLQVLETVNLMAGGYPHRMRFKAFNARYRLIAPFKQLRRAEEQAVEDTKLILQNAQQLKSKFGASTSWALGKRHIFLSEGIRQQLENLRSETRRKAATVIQATWRGWRVRRRWPLRKTTIGVTSGIGQKKPQQPTSANTGTVQRNVTAGTATGTGTRPRPQPIAGTPPPDPSEKCADQKMIQQTCTLFGLDLERPPPVPPSRSYTVTGNTKLGYPQTRIMKMPFPEEGEGEVVLLKGETVLVVGASPRRGHLLVEHNNTTLHVPYQFMELKPCNINV
- the LOC114873494 gene encoding unconventional myosin-IXb isoform X2; this encodes MCFGRVPRAGSCESGENSDDSCRKEDVGIVAETWRIYPAGMGMLLPDETYEERSSSSRRSSCPNVLVDIDEVEAAKALAAFRKCDDFLKRHGIRPEFFCRHRERLALQTWLLQRSKLSSDASSSNEAVHLQQRLRSLSTELVTLRNRLHVNQPPNNSGPNVVASAPLSKSPEKGVVPSSPAPAVPPRTTLPLAGTLPHGLGHPSGHTLTASAIVHPHVNHAGANTLGHNSTAANNLISDLDSPKRHNGIPDDGIVSCVTALGCLRSPPISSIIADVKNAKSNQGQHRCLTKGSTGTSGPPTATTLDDLIHLPGPLTEDAVLKCLQARFCAKQYHTNVGPILVCINPYTDVGNPLTLTSTRAVPLAPQLNKVVQEAVRQQSETGYPQAIILSGTSGSGKTYASMLLLRQLFDVAGGGPETDAFKHLAAAFTVLRSLGSAKTATNSESSRIGHFIEVQVTDGALYRTKIHCYFLDQTRVIRPLPDEKNYHIFYQMLAGLSHEERVKLNLESYNLKNLRYLQHGDTRQDEAEDAVRFQAWKACLGVLGIPFLDVVRVLAAVLILGNVGFADRPGVEVGVIGESELASVAALLGVPPPALLRGLTSRTHNARGQLVKSVCDANMSNMTRDSLAKALYCRTVATIVRRANSLKRLGSTLGTLSSDSNESVHNQAEVTSQHASTIGSSAGGTGSRSMTALNNAVRHATDGFIGILDMFGFEDPKPSQLEHLCINLCAETMQHFYNTHIFKSSIESCRDEGIRCDVEVDYVDNVPCIDLISSLRTGLLSMLDVECSIRGTAESYVAKVKVQHKQNPRLFEPRTVDGRSFGIQHFAGRVTYDASDFLDTNKDVVPDDLVAVFYKHTCSFGFATHLFGSELKALYASDTVPRGVSFRISPTSHTDLLNGDEPISTLTQDFHTRLDNLLRTLVHARPHFVRCIRSNGTETPLHLDRAVTMRQIRSLQVLETVNLMAGGYPHRMRFKAFNARYRLIAPFKQLRRAEEQAVEDTKLILQNAQQLKSKFGASTSWALGKRHIFLSEGIRQQLENLRSETRRKAATVIQATWRGWRVRRRWPLRKTTIGVTSGIGQKKPQQPTSANTGTVQRNVTAGTATGTGTRPRPQPIAGTPPPDPSEKCADQKMIQQTCTLFGLDLERPPPVPPSRSYTVTGNTKLGYPQTRIMKMPFPEGEGEVVLLKGETVLVVGASPRRGHLLVEHNNTTLHVPYQFMELKPCNINV